TTGTGGACTTCAACTAATTCCATTACAATTGAAAGCTACTTAACCACAAGCAAAATACTAGAATTTACGGACAGTGGACTTTAAAGTTTATATTGATCATCATTATCATCCATGAGTAACCAAACAAGCAAGTGTTTTTGAGTTTGTAATATCGGCAAATTTACTTTAAAATAGGGTGCTACACTCGTTTCAAAAGAACAACCATAATAACCATCACTGCCAATCCCATCAAGCTAGCTCCAATTGTCTTATCCATATTGTTCGATCCAGCATTTTCTTTAGCCTTGTCCGCCGAGGGTAAACTAAAGAGACTATGGAGGAAATCAGTCGTTTTACTCACCATCTCGACCACACTAGTCTTGATTTTCTGTATAAAAGCCGAAAATGAATCTCCACTATCTTCATTTTCCTCAAGCTTCACTGAAGATACAGAACTTCGGGGAGATCCCGGAAATTCAAACTTATCATCTGCATCATATTGGTTACAAAATTAAGCAAAATAGTAAAAGATGCGATGCAATGGAAGTAATAGTGAAACAATGAGCAAAGCTTCTCACTTGTCTGCTGGGATTTAATGAAATCCATATAAGCTGAATTGTTCAGGACAGCATTCCATACATTTGGATCAGAAGCAATGGAAGCAACAACAGACTGAGGggaaaaccaaaaccaaaaccaaaaccattAACCATCAACCATCAACCatcttatattttaaaattataggtaATGGAAGTAAATCTATAAACAAACGATTATGAGATAACCAACCAAATAAAGCATCCTAGTATGAAGCATGGAAGACTATGTTGCACTAAATCTctgtttttcttaaaatatcaCCTGATACCCTCTAAGGGTACCCAACACTAACGTCCGAATCCTAATAATAAATCCAAGTAAAGAGTATCAAAGGAAATAACCCTAAACAACACTGTTAACAATCTGTAAGGAATATCATTATCCAAACTGTAGTTAACCACAACCTGAACTGCAGGGCTCTCATTGAGTAATTTGAATGCCTGAATAGCAGGTTTTGGCACTGAAGTGGCTTCAATATTGTAAGCAACACAATCTTTAGTCTCCTCAGTGTTCGAAAGCAATGAAACGCCAGTCACCTGAACTGTTTCACTGTATTTTGGAGATGACAGATAAACCCTGAACCAAAAAAGGAATATTCTCTAACAGATCCAGAAACATAGTAACATGATTTTCTCATACATACCAACATCACATCCCACCCTCAAAATATGTCATTACAAACTTGAAGATTCAATATGAAATGAAGTCTTAACTATATTTTCGTTTGGGGTTCTTGATGTTAGTCAACAGTTCCCCATAATTGGTTACAAAATTTTCACTTATCTGCCACTAGAAGCTGCTTTTTGATGATGTTAAATTTTCACTTATCTGCCACTAGAAGCAGCTTTTTGATGATGTTTTCTTACTAGATCATAATTTAGATAGAAATACTTAGCAAAACCCTTTAAATTCAATATCTTTCTCCTACAAAAGCAATAATTAACCAAATTTCGGCTTGATACATATTCTTTTGTTAACAATTCCTAAAagctgaaataaataaataaataaaaagaactgAAAGGAATAAACTTTACTTGTCCAGTGCATCTTTCAAATCATTAGTGGCTTCTTTAGCCTCCTCCAGGCTTGGAACGCCACTAAACAAAACCCGAGCAATCGGTTCGGGTCTACCTGAGGCGGCGATGGATCCTTCCAGAGCAGCTTCCTGTTCAAAATCACCAGCGAATTCCCAATCATTCACCATCTCCCAAGATGACTTGTGACTGACCGACGCAGTCGTGTCGACAACAGACGAAACTCCTTCACTAGAAACAGAAACCACGGAAGAAGCAGAACGAGAAGAGGCGGCGACACGCATGACGGATTGCTCAGCAGACAGCGGAGTTCCCTGAACACCACCACGAAGGCTGGAGTTAACAATTCCGACCCCGGCGACCTTCCCCACCGCCCTCATGACTCCTCCTCCGCCCATTTCGGTGATTCCAATAAAATGAAGAGATGGTATTTTTGGATTAGATCAACTGAGAAGAAGATGAGgataatggtattaaatagcaggAAAATAAAaggaatttattttattttattatttctattgaTTCTATTTCAGTTGAAAAGGAAAGGATATTTTATGACGGTTTTTGATTACTTCTAGTCATTTGGAAGGAACCAAACGCCATGTCGTTTCCATTCATTACTCATGTCGTTTCCACTCCTTACACTTATACATTTTGTTTTCCAAATATCTATATAAAATAACTCCCATTTTTTACTTTCAGGTGGGTTCTGTCCCAatatccactccaaaattttaagTCTGAAAAtgaacttaaaaacaaaaatCCCGTTTAGAGTTAAAATGATATTTTACACCCCAAATTATTCAATAATATTGTTATTTATATAGCTTACGTCAAATAGATTTATTCTACttaaaagttaatttttaatCCACCAGCTAATAATTACTCGACACTATCAAATTTCACTATTTATTTTAAGTCATTTAAGTCCaccataaaaaataaattattttataattaatttcatgatatttttataataaaaacgaTTTTATTATATTCTTGTAACTCTTTTAGAGCTAGTTTTTAACATATAGAGAGAACGCCACCTGTCCAACAAACACTGGACAGATGTTAAGTGTTAATTCATtagactttttctttttttaaaaaaaacgtaAGGTATAGCATCTTTatcccaaaaaataaaaaaagaaaagaaaattgatcTTGTCggtcaaattttattttagggaAAGGTTCAAAAGTATTTAGATCCAACGGTTTTAAATTAagtctttttgtttcttttgattTTCCTTTTAGGCTCGGCCCAGAAGCTATTGAAAAGCCTTGTAACCACACTACACATTTTGGGCTTCAAAAGGATCACAAAGATAACAACACTATGAACACAAAACACATATCCAAGCCATCATCACCAAATAACATACACTAACTTTCATACATAATAACCTAAACCAAAACAACCCAAAATCTACCAAAATGATTTATGGATTGTGTAATAGGAATCTGACAAGTTCCAACCTATCGAACTTTCGATGTTATACAAAACAAAAAATAACTACATAAGCATTTAATGTTTAATAAATTCGTAAAAGATAAACTTTAACTTACCAAACATCAATTTATAATTCACACAACTATACTTATTGCATCATTTAACATTAAACTTTTCTATGCACCATAATTCACATGGTTAATAGATATCATGAAACATAACATCTATGTATAATTTCATATACTAGGAAATAAATTTCATACCTTTCTTTTTCATCACATGATAACTACCCATTCATTACATTTTATAAATTCATATACATCTTACCTTTTCAAATCAACATTAGCAATAATAGGCTTTTGCATACATGCCTTTCCTTCATTCCT
This is a stretch of genomic DNA from Gossypium arboreum isolate Shixiya-1 chromosome 11, ASM2569848v2, whole genome shotgun sequence. It encodes these proteins:
- the LOC108470460 gene encoding uncharacterized protein LOC108470460 isoform X2, coding for MGGGGVMRAVGKVAGVGIVNSSLRGGVQGTPLSAEQSVMRVAASSRSASSVVSVSSEGVSSVVDTTASVSHKSSWEMVNDWEFAGDFEQEAALEGSIAASGRPEPIARVLFSGVPSLEEAKEATNDLKDALDNETVQVTGVSLLSNTEETKDCVAYNIEATSVPKPAIQAFKLLNESPAVQSVVASIASDPNVWNAVLNNSAYMDFIKSQQTNDKFEFPGSPRSSVSSVKLEENEDSGDSFSAFIQKIKTSVVEMVSKTTDFLHSLFSLPSADKAKENAGSNNMDKTIGASLMGLAVMVIMVVLLKRV
- the LOC108470460 gene encoding uncharacterized protein LOC108470460 isoform X1, with product MGGGGVMRAVGKVAGVGIVNSSLRGGVQGTPLSAEQSVMRVAASSRSASSVVSVSSEGVSSVVDTTASVSHKSSWEMVNDWEFAGDFEQEAALEGSIAASGRPEPIARVLFSGVPSLEEAKEATNDLKDALDKVYLSSPKYSETVQVTGVSLLSNTEETKDCVAYNIEATSVPKPAIQAFKLLNESPAVQSVVASIASDPNVWNAVLNNSAYMDFIKSQQTNDKFEFPGSPRSSVSSVKLEENEDSGDSFSAFIQKIKTSVVEMVSKTTDFLHSLFSLPSADKAKENAGSNNMDKTIGASLMGLAVMVIMVVLLKRV